The segment CATGGAGATGaaaaaagttttgaaaatgttacaGTGTTGGCTGGATTATGAAGATTGATTCTTTTCCTCGACCGATCACAGTGCTTCAGCTGTCTAATTCAGATGTGCAGTAAATCATCTCTTGCCTGCAGGTGAAGATGATCAGGCACTGCCACATATTCATATTTAGGTCGCCATTGTGGCATAAACTTATGTGCAACTTATTTGCAGGGCTTCGTCCTTGCAATGTCAGAAAACCCAACCTGTGAAATGGGACAGAAAGCAATATTGAGGCACATTATGGAAATTCTATTGAGAAACAGGCTCATGCAGTTACAGTATTATCATGCATAGGCCCAATATTGATTATGAAATGCATCTCAGTGGGGAATTAGATCATTCAGTGTCTGGTCATCTCTTTGAGCTCCACAGAAACATAGCATTGTCTGGGCAGAATTCATTAACTGATGCAGCCCCCCTCTGTCAGAGACTTGGCAACATAAATTAAGACAACAAGTGTCTGAGGTGAACAAGATTTTGGCTTAAATCTCATGAATTAGATGTCAGACTGCCCATAACTCATCTGAGACAACTGTAGAGCCACGTCCATAATTTACTAAGAGATGCGGCACCTTATTTGAAGGTGACCCGTGACACTGACTATTTCATTGAAGTCCCATATATATTAGATGTCACTCAACGGAACGAAAACAATAATGAAGAAACAAGTTCATTAATACAAGAAGCAGCAAGTGAGAATTGTTCAGAGATGGATTACACTTGTATTTGCTacagggagaaacagagagctgaGTGATTTTTTACCACCAGAAATCACACACTTTATTGCAGCTAATCTGTTCTGCTCAAAGCCACTAAAGCTGAATAGCATTCAAATGCAATAAACTGACTTCACAACACAATATTTTTATATGAGAAGTGGCCATTAGGTGTAGCATAAAACAGCCACCATGGCGATGCTCATTTAAACAGGCCTGCAATTGTACCACAGAGAAATTTCCCTATGCTTCCTGAACCACTCCCTTCACACATCCCGTCTGAATTTCTCCAGGGCAGCTTTGACTTGGCTCACCAGTGTTCCTCAGTGTCCGTGATGTTAAAACACTCTGAACAATtcaagtgtctgtgtgaatgtgtgtgtgaatgtgtgtgtgtctgtgtgtctgtgtgtctgtgtgtctgtctgtctgtctgtctgtctgtctgtctgtctatctgtctgtctgtctgtctgtcagtgtgagagCAGTGCTGATTGGAAATATCGGTTTATGTCCATTCTGATTGCACCTCAACAATACTTCGGTTACCTCTGTGTCTTGATCAACTAAATGACTGAACGAACAAGttgtaaaaaacacattttttttattcattttttatttgggtATGAAGTTCAGTACAATCTCTTGAATTaataaatgatttttttttttggaaatgtaaggAAACAATTTCACAGCAGTGACCTTATTGTTATTCAACGGTCTTACACATGAGACATCAAAACTGACAAAGATTTGGTGTGGGCAAAGGACTCCATAAATGTCCACCACTAAAGAAATCTCTTGTCCTTCAgatcaaaagaagaagaaatgagaaAGAGGATGCAATGATGAATTACACTCGTCATTAGATAGCATGTATACACGCATGTGATTGCAAAGAACTACGTCAGTGTAATGCCACATAACCGCTGCAACTGTGGGCATTCGGAGCAATGCTTCTAGTTGCAGCGGAACAAGCACTCGGCACTGGAGTAATTACCAGATGGAAACAGAGGTGCATGTGCAGCCTAACGGAATGGACATTGTTCCCCCAATAGCTCCTGCCTTGAGAAGGCATGGTTGAGCTTTTTAACACTCTGGTGACTCAATTATTCATAGGGTGACAGTAAAGCACATGGATATAGCAATATTATTTTATGAGCTGTCAAGTTAAGTACATTGTCTTAAAAAGCCAGTTTAGTCAGTCAGCCTTGAATTTCCCCACTTTCAATTCATCCTATAAATGTTGCAGTCtagtgttcattttttttttttttggatagaCAGCCATGAATTATCAAGGTTGAGAAGGACAGGCTGAGGTGTTCCTGGATCATGTACCTCAgaacaacacacaagacaaggaTTCCAGTATCAAATCATTCAACAtattttaagtaaaaaaaaatggaaacaaccacacccacacccacccaaccCTACTGTATTTTACACTACCAAAGGAAACAATAGTTTTCTATTTTTTCTTCCCATACCctattttttacaaataaaataaaatcaaaaagAGAATAAGGGAAACAATGGTTTACATTTGAGCTACAGACCACTTGGTCAAGTGTTGGAGAAATAGACTTTTTTGACACAACTCTTAATGCTGGcatgatgtttgtttgtctggaaTGATAATGCTTGGTCACAGGACGAATTATAAAACGATGTAATCATCTTCTGTCTGATGTATAGGAGGACAAAGACATTCTACCAGATCAGGTTAACACTGAAAACTCACGGTGGTTAACATGACAACTCATGGGGCGAGGACAGTGAGGAAGTGGTTAGCAACACAACATGAAAGCTGAAATCAGGTAAAAAACTAAAATTATACAAGATTATAAATAATATACACAACTAAGTATCATGGCCCAATGTCATTTTAAAATTCATATTTTTAAAGTATTAATGGTGCTCAATTAGAATGTAAAAATAGGTTTCTGATGCATAATAATTGTTTTAAAAAGGCCATACAAATATGTCACATAATGTTGTTTTctctaaatatttatttatttgatgatTGTTCTTCAATTTTCTCTTCAGTGAACTGTTTTTAGAACAGGTCTGCCAACCACGATAGGTTTAGTTTCCATGGTTACCTTAACATTTTTATCTTTAACATCAGACGTTATTTCACACTGTTATTCCTCTGGCTTGAAAGGGACCTCTGACAATTTGGTGTATAAATGGGTCCCCCTTGACCTCATCAACTGCATGTGATTCAGAGAGAACTTAAAGGAGTCCTACATTATTCACCTCCCTCCACGACCACCTCAAAAGCCACCTCAACCACTACATTTACAGAGCACTCAGCACCAGTTTTGTTCTATAGGGCACCATTTACAGATGTTTAAAATTATGCTGCtgtttaaaataaatgaataatttcaaAAGGAACTGATTTTAATGGAGAACATGTCAGTTTTAAATTTAAAACATGTTCCACTCAAATTAACAGAGTTCTTACATTATTGCTTTTGGGCCTTTTCAAGCCATCAGTGTGCACTGTGCAATTGTATGTAGGCCTTCCAAAAAAAAGGAGCAAGTGTTTTTGAAAATTCCTACGTTCGTGTGAGCAAGGCTTTTTGAAATTCATATTGGACATTCATATATGTCATATTCATATGTATTCATATTCTCCCTCACCAAAGTGGAGACATTTTTACAGAGCAGCCTCCACACTGTCCCTCTGGGCAAAAGCGTTAAATATGAATTATTGAAGTACTCAAATGGGGCAAAGGGACAATTTGTAGTGACTGTCGGCTGAGGACACGTTTAAAGGGCCGAGGCTTTGGAGTGACTGTCGGCTGAGGACACGTTTAAAGGACCGAGGCTTTGGaatcattttgtttgtttgttttgtttttttacaatgcAGTGCAAACGTTCAGTGCTGCATTtctacacagaactacacaaaATTAGATTGGATAAAAAGCTTTGACTGTTTATCCCGTTCACCCGAAAGTCATTGCCAACACAGTCTTGCTATTTAAGGCAATCCACCATTGGACTTTTATCACCCCGTCTCAACTTTACATCAGACCGCATTGGACATAGACGCAGGGTTACGTGCCCTGTTTCTATGGGTGTTTGGTTTGGTATTGCTCTCTTATAAATGTACAATTTGCCATTTATTTGAATTCTTGACCATCCCTTAGCATCCACTCATTTTGACAGAGGGGGATGAATTTAAATTTGAAGGCCTGGCTTTTATCCCATAATGGAGTAGATGGGCTTtgtaaaaacaaattaaatacacaTCCAAGGGTACGTAGCTGGAATATCTGGAGTGCATGAAAACTAAGTGATTGGTTGCCTGCAACAAAAAACGGTACACTGATATGTAATTATATGTGTTTTACCATCTGAATGCCCATGTGTCATCTTCAATCTGCACTCAATTTCAACTACCTATGGCATATACAGTGGCTGGGATTTAGACTGACTGAGTAGGTAGTGATGTCTTTTCCTTATATCACCCACAGTCATGGTATAGCTGGCCTGAAGACGAGGGTAGTTCTTCATGTTCAGCCATCAGCTGTGCACGAACATGACTCATCTGAGATAACACTacagtatatgtactgtatgaaaAACTGTGAACAACTTAAATTCTAAAAGGTAAAAAATATCTAGAATTGTGAGGTATTGTGATAACCTGGTTATGTTATTATGATTTATGCTATTAGGTTTGTagcattttttttcacagatgCAGCATTTTTTTCTATTAAAAATAGCAGCGTGCGTCAGTGTCTCGAAAATTTGGAAAAGCATGTTTTCAGATGTAATGATTTTTGATTTCTAAAAAGTGACATTGTTTAACACTGATGTGCAGACATATAAGGTAAACCATTCTTTCCCCATAGAAACGAAAAGAAGAAAGTGCTGAaggaaaaatgtttttttttttctttcttgattCAGTCACtacatatattttaaataaataactttCGTTTTGTAAAGACACTTGTTTAAAGAGTACATACATCCTCTCAATGACATTGATAAATGTTATCACTCCGTATCACCAAATCACAAGTCCACCTGTTGTTTCACACAGAAGGATTCTGTCCATCGTTTGGATTATTCCTACATTTTATGATCCTAATCTCGCCTCTGAAATGACATTCATGTAATCCATTAAAGATGGACCACACCTTGACATCTAAATGAAACCACCAATTTTctacaaatgtaattgttttcatttgattCCACTAcctcttccaaacacacacagtccaacacCACCCCTTATTTGCAACTCAGACAGACTAGATTTGTGTCTCCTGGACATTGTCTTTTGAGCTGGCTTGGATTAGTAAAGGTTCATGCGCAGAAGTATGCAAGGAACTGATTGTATGGCCATGGTGATAAGGAGTCTTATAGGTATTGTAATGATTGTAGTGGTCATGCCCTAGAGGGGGCAGTGTCAGATGGTTCTCTAAGGAGGGAATCCCCGTTAGCTCATCGTCCACGTTTATGATCTCTATGGTCTGGGTGGGGCCGTCGGGATCCTGCAGGTGATGCTGCTTCCGCATCTTATAGAAGATGATGAGCATGACAGCAGCCATGAGAGTGATCGCTACAAAGCAGCCAATAATAATCTTGGTAGTCTTCATTACCTCATCCAAGCCATCCACACTCTCAGCGTCGATGTCCGTAACAGGGATTGTGTAGGCTCTCTCTGTCGCCACTGGAGTTCCCCTGGTTGTGGAGGATGACGCCCAGCTATTGGCTGGCTGCACTGGGGTCCTGCCCTCATCATTTGGTGACTCGATAGTTTCAACAGTGACCGTGGTGAAGTAGGTGACGCCACTGTTCTCTATGGACGTCACATTTAGAAAAGCAGAGGCAGACGTGTTGCCTGCCATATTGACAACTAGGCATGTATACCTCCCTATGTCCCACAGTGAAACATTGGAAAAGACCAGTGTCCCGTCATTGAGAATGGAGATTCTTGAGGGGACGGCCCCAACATTTATTATCGAACCGTTTGGTGTCTGCCAGGTGATTGCGGTCCATGTATTTGTTCCGCATCTAAGTTCTGCAGGCATCCCCTCTGTCACATTAAGGTCTGAGGGTGGCTCTGCTATGATAGGAGCATGACATTGAAAATAGCTCTGGTCAAGGTCTCCGATGTATCGTCCTCTGTAGTTGACTGGTGAGTAGCAGCGGGCAcagcagctaacattagccgGCGCCACCTCCTTTAGCCACCAGCTAAGCCAAAGTATGTCGCAGTTGCAATTCCAAGGATTGTGGTGTAAATGCACCCGCTCTAAGCGCTGCAGGGGGTTGAAGAGCTCGTGTGGGAGGAGGGTGAGGTTATTGTGGGCCAGGTTGAGCTCGATCAGCGACTGCAGGTCATCGAAGGAGTTTCTCTCGATGGTCTGAATCTGAGCGTGCATCATCCACAGCCTCTTCAGGTTGGCGAGCCCCCGGAAGGAGCCTGGCTGGAGCACCGAGAGCTGGTTCCCCgacagctccagctcctccagccgCTCCAAGGGCACGGTGTTGGGGATCTCCTTCAGGTTACACATGCCCAGGTTAAGATAGCGCAGATTGCTCAAGCCTTTAAAAGCCGCCTGAGAGACGTAGGAGAGCCGCTTGAGCTCGCCCAGGTCCAGCCTCTGCAGGGAGGGGAGTCGATTGAAGGCATAAGCATGGATGCTCTCGATGGGGTTGTTTCTCAGCCACAGCTCCTTCAGCTTGGACAGATACTCAAAGGCTGCATTGGGAATAGTAGTAAGGCGATTGTCGAAAAGCTCCAGTGTGTTGAGACTGGCGAGTCCATTGAAAGCCCCTATCTCTATGCTTCGGATGTGGTTCTTGCTGAGCTGCAGGACCTCGAGGTGGCGCAAGTGCTTGAAACTGTCCACTTTGATGACCTGGATGAGATTGTCCTGGAGGTTCAGGTAACGAGTGTTTGTGGATACGCCATCAGGCACGTCTCGCAATCCTCGGCGTGTGCAGATGACCTTGCTGAACTGGTTGCTGCAGGAGCACACCGAAGGGCAGGTCTGGGCTCTGACCAACCCGGCCACCACCAACAACtggagcagcaacagcagcacgaAGAGGGGGTCAGACAAGGCTCCTTTCCATCTAGAACCTCTCATCATCTGGTTCCAATGGTAAGAGGTCATCTTGTTCAACATTCATAATTTATCAgctgctgttcctctctctccaaatCTCTGGAATTAGACAGtctgaaaacaaaataaaataagggTTAATGCAATAAATGTGTCAGTCAATAATATTACAGCTACTATAAacaactacacaaacacagtcgAAGACCAATAAAACTCTTTATGGGTCCAAATAAGTAAATAGTGAGGTCAGAAAAAACCCCAATGATGTCATGAAACGAGAGCCCTGCCACTGAAATCTGATTCCAAGTCAGGAGGAAATACTGGCCACCAGAAAGAGCATTGTTCTGCATTAAGTGCATCCACCCAGATCTTTTGACTCAGTCAGTGAGACTTTGTAGGAATCAG is part of the Clupea harengus chromosome 6, Ch_v2.0.2, whole genome shotgun sequence genome and harbors:
- the lrrc4cb gene encoding leucine-rich repeat-containing protein 4C, whose amino-acid sequence is MLNKMTSYHWNQMMRGSRWKGALSDPLFVLLLLLQLLVVAGLVRAQTCPSVCSCSNQFSKVICTRRGLRDVPDGVSTNTRYLNLQDNLIQVIKVDSFKHLRHLEVLQLSKNHIRSIEIGAFNGLASLNTLELFDNRLTTIPNAAFEYLSKLKELWLRNNPIESIHAYAFNRLPSLQRLDLGELKRLSYVSQAAFKGLSNLRYLNLGMCNLKEIPNTVPLERLEELELSGNQLSVLQPGSFRGLANLKRLWMMHAQIQTIERNSFDDLQSLIELNLAHNNLTLLPHELFNPLQRLERVHLHHNPWNCNCDILWLSWWLKEVAPANVSCCARCYSPVNYRGRYIGDLDQSYFQCHAPIIAEPPSDLNVTEGMPAELRCGTNTWTAITWQTPNGSIINVGAVPSRISILNDGTLVFSNVSLWDIGRYTCLVVNMAGNTSASAFLNVTSIENSGVTYFTTVTVETIESPNDEGRTPVQPANSWASSSTTRGTPVATERAYTIPVTDIDAESVDGLDEVMKTTKIIIGCFVAITLMAAVMLIIFYKMRKQHHLQDPDGPTQTIEIINVDDELTGIPSLENHLTLPPLGHDHYNHYNTYKTPYHHGHTISSLHTSAHEPLLIQASSKDNVQETQI